The region GAAGAAGTGATGACGGATCGGATACGCGCCGGGATCATCGGCGCTGGCTTCATCGGCACCGTGCACGCGCATGCGGTCCGGGCGGCGGGCGGGACCGTCACCCGGGTGGCCGCGTCGAGTCCGGAGCGGTCGGCCGCGGCCGCCGCCCGGCTCGGCGCACTCGCCCCGGCGGACACCGGTGCGGACCTGATCGACGCCGACGACGTCGACGTCGTGCACATCTGCACCCCCAACTCGCTGCACGTGCCCCTGGCCCGGCGCGCACTCGCCGCGGGCAAGGCCGTGGTGTGCGAGAAGCCGCTGGCCACCGCGCTGGACGACGCCCGCGCGCTCACGGCGGAGGCCGCGGGCGCGACGGCCACCGTCCCGTTCGTCTACCGCTTCTATCCCGCGGTCCGGGAGGCCCGGGCGCGGGTCGCCGCCGGGGACGCCGGGCCGCTGCACCTACTGCACGGTGCCTACCTGCAGGACTGGCAGGCGGGCGGCGCGGGCGCCGGCTGGCGGGGCGCCGCGGCCGAGGGCGGGGAGCACGGAGCCTTCGCCGACATCGGCGTGCACTGGTGTGACCTCGTCGAGTTCGTCAGCGGGCACCGCATCACCCGTCTGCTGGCGCGCACGGCCGGCGGTGGGACGCGCACCACCGTGCAGTTCGAGACCGACGGCGGCGCGGCGGGGTCGGTGGTCGTCAGCCAGACCGCGATCGGCCGCCGGAACAGCCTGCGCTTCTCCCTCGACGGCGAGCGCGCCGCGTACGGCTTCGACCAGGAGCACCCCGAGGACCTGCTCGTCGGCGGCATGGACGGGAACCTGACCGTGCACCGCGGCTCCCCCGCCACGTCGCCTGCGGCGCAGCGTTTCTCCCTGCTCCCGCCCGGGCATCCGCAGGGCTACCAGGACTGCTTCAACGCCTTCGTCGCCGACACCTACGCGGCGATCGGCGGCGAGGCCCCTGACGGCCTGCCCACCTTCGGCGACGGCACACGGGCGGCCGCGCTGACCGACGCCGTGATCACCAGCTCGACCACTCGGACGTGGACGGAGGTCCCTGCATGAAGCTCGGTTTCCTGACCGCATGCCTGCCGGATCGGCCACTGGCCGACATCGCCGCCTGGGCGGAGTCGCAGAAGTACGAGGCGCTCGAGGTGGCCGCCTGGCCCGACCTCGGCGACAGGCCGTTCACCGCCACCCACCTCGACGCCGCCGGGTTCGGGGAGAAGGAGGCCGACGAGACGCGTGCGCTGTTCGAGAAGCACGGTCTCACGCTCAGCTCGCTCGCCTTCTACGACAACAACCTCCACCCCGACCCGGCCGAGCGGCAGGCGATCAACGACCACGTCCTCGCCTGCATCGACGCCGCCGCTCTGGTCGGCTGCCCCACCGTCGGCACGTTCATCGGCCGGCACCCCGGGAAGTCGGTCGCAGAGAACCTGCGCGAGGCCGAGCAGCTCTTCCCACGGCTGGTGGACCGCGCCGGGGAGAAGGGCGTCAAGCTCATCATCGAGAACTGCGTGATGGAGGGCTGGCACCCGGACGGCTACCCGGGCAACCTCGCCTACTCCCCGGCTTCTGGGAGTGGATGTTCGACCTCGGGCTCTACCTGAACTTCGACCCGTCCCACCTGATGTGGATGGGCATCGACCCCGTCGAGGCGCTCAAGCCCTACGTCGACCGGATCCCGCACGCCCAGGCCAAGGACATCCAGCTCTTCCCGGAGAAGCGGAACCACTACGGGTGGCCGGGCAAGGCCGTGGTCCGCGAGGACCCGTTCGACGTGGGGTGGTGGCGCTACCGCGTCCCCGGGCTCGGCGAGGTCGACTGGCTCCGCGTCGTGGACGCGCTCTACGAGGGCGGCTTCGACGGCGTGCTGTCGGTCGAGCACGAGGACCCGGTCTGGGGCGGCACCGAGGACAGGATCCACACCGGGCTGCAGGTCGCGCACCGCACCCTGCGCCCGCTGATCGTCGCCTGAGGAGAGAAGTGCGCTACACCGCAGAGATCCTGCCGTACCACGACTACCCGCTCGAGGTGGCGATCCGCGAGCTCGCCGGGCTCGGGTTCACCGAGGTCAACCTGTGGTCCTCGGCTGCGCCGCTGGCCCACCACGTCGACCCGGGTGACGACCCCGCCGCGATCCGGGCGATGCTCGACCGCTACGGCGTCCGTCCTTGCGGCCTGACGATGTACGGCAAGACGCAGGACGAGATGCTCCAACGCATCGACTTCGCCCGTGACCTGGGCATCGACACCGTGATCTTCGACTGCGAGGCCAACTACCCCGACTTCGTCGCGAAGTTCCTGCCCCCGCTGGTGGAGGCCGCCGCCCGCAACGGCGTGCGGATCGCCGTGGAGAACCACCTCACCGTGCCGTTCAGCGCCGACTTCGAGTCCGGTCACGGCGAGGAGCAGCGCTGGGACGAGGGCGTGGACACGCTCGCGCAGATCAAGCGGCTCGTTCGCGACATCGACCACCCGAACCTCGGGATCTGCCTCGCGCCGCCGCACCTGTGGGTGATGCAGGACGGCATCAGCGAGGCGATCACCTGGCTCGCCGAGCGCAAGAAGCTCTTCTACTACTACATCTGGGACATCGACCGCGCCTACCGCCACCGCGTGGACGGGCTCAACTTCGGGCCCGGTGAGCAGCAGCTCCCCCGGCCCGGCGGCACGCTCGACCACGCCGTCCCGCTGGGGACGCTCGCGCGCGTCGGCTACCGCGGCCCCGCCAGCCTCAAGTGCCACGGCACCGGCGGCTGGCCCCTGCACCACATCACCACCGAACTGGCCAAGGCCGACGCGTACGTGCGCTCGTGCCTGGCCGCCATCTGAACGGAGCAATCTTGTCCGAGATCGACGCCTACGGCGGATCCACCCGATGGACCTTCGACGCCACCGGAGCGTTCCGGCTCGACCGCGACGGCGACCGGTGGTGGCTGGTCGACCCCATCGGCAACGGGTTCCTGTCCGTCGGCCTCAACCACATCGACGACTCCGACCTCAAGTACCCGCACAACCTCGACATCTGGAAGAAGCGCTACGGCAGCTCCCGCGAGCGCTGGATCTCCGAGGGCGTCGTCGCCGACCTGAAGAACTGGGGCTTCAACTCGATCGGCTGGACCCAGCAGTACATCGGCGGCGGCTGGCGCGAGAAGTTCGACTGGTCGCAGATCGTCGTCGTCGAGCACGGGTCGCAGTGGACGGTGGCCGACCTCGAGGCCGCCGGGATGCCGTACATCATCCAGATGCGCCTGGCGGAGAACGAGAACTGGAACGGGCGCCCGTACTACCCCGACGTCTTCGACCCCGACTTCGACGACCACTGCGCCTATCTCGCGCGCAGCATCTGCGTCGACGCGGCCGAGAGCAAGAACCTCATCGGCTACTCGTTCGTCGACGCCCCGCTGTGGTTCCGCCACCCCGCGGGCGCGGACTGGCCCGGCCTGGAAGGCCTCGAGGGCGACAAGCGTGACGCGAAGCTGTTCGAGATCGCCACGAAGTACTACGAGACGATCCACCGCCACATCCGCACCTACGACCCGCACCACCTGATCCTCGGCGACCGCTACAACGGCGACAACGAACTCCCCGAGGTGGTGCTCGAGGCGGCGAAGCCCTACATCGACGTGCTGTCCGTGCAGTACTACCCGGGCAACGACCAGACGTCGCGCGACCAGATGATCACGCACGCCCGCGGTCTGTACGAGCGCGTCGGCAAGCCGATCCTGATCCCCGACATCGGCAACTGGACCGCCACCGAGCTCAACCCGCAGCGCACGATGGACGGCGTGCCCGACCAGGCCACCCGCGCCCGGCACTACATCGACACGTTCACCGACCTGGTGCGCGAGCCCTGGCTGCTGGGCTGGCACTGGTGCGGCTACGTCGAGAACCTCTCGCGAGGCTGGGGCATGAAGGACCCGTGGGACGAGCCGTACGGCGAGTACGTCGACCCCATCGCGGACTTCAACCGCCGCGTCTACGACCTGCTCCCGTAATTCCCGAGGAGAACCATGCTCGACATCACCGACCACGCCGGCATCCCCGTCACGCACGGCCGCAAGACCGTCAACGGGGTGCGGCTGCACTACGTCACCGCCGGGTCGGGGCCCGCGCTCGTGCTGCTGCACGGCGTGCCGAAGACTTGGTACTACTGGCATCGCGTCATCCCGCTGCTCACCGAGCACTTCACCGTGATCGCGCCCGACGTGCGCGGTTTCGGCGACTCCGAGCGGCCCGCGGACGGCTACGACATGGGCACCATCGCCGAGGACATCGGAGCGCTGCTCACCGAGCTCGGCCACGAGACGTTCGCGGTGGCGGGCGAGGACTGGGGCGCCGCGTTCGCCTACGCCGTCGCGGCGACGTTCCCCGAGCGCGTCACGAAGCTGTCCTACGGCGAGATGCTGCTGCCCGGCTTCGGGCTGGAGGACTGGTCGGCGCTCACCGCCGACAACGTGCGGTCCAGCCACTTCCTGTGGCACGTCGGCTTCTTCCACGTCCCGGACTTCCCGGAGATGCTGATCACCGGCCGGGAGGAGATCTTCTGGTCGACGTGGATGAAGAACGAGACCTACAACCCCGCCGCGATCACGCCGGACTGCGTGGCCGAGTGGACGCGCTGCTCGTCGGCGCCGGGCGGGCTGCGGGCGATCTTCGAGGTCTACCGCGCCACGTTCACCAACATCGCGCTCGACGAGAAGTGGGGCCAGACCAAGCTCCCGATGCCGGTGCTCGCGGTGGCCAGTGAGCTGTTCATCGGCGAGGAGACACGCCGGCAGATGGAGCGGGTGAGCGACGACGTGCGCTACGTCGAGATCGCCGAGTGCGGACACAGCATGGCGCTGGAGCAGCCGGCGGAGCTGGCCGGCGTCCTGCGCGACTTCTTCGCTGCGTGAGAAAGAACGGAAGGAACTGACATGGGCCGCATGGACGGCAAGGTCGCGGTGATCACCGGCGGCGGACGCGGGCAGGGCCGCTCGCACGCGGTCACGCTCGCGAGCGAGGGCGCCGACGTCGTCATCCTCGACGCGCCGGGCGACATCGCCACCATCGACTATGCGATGAGCACCGCCGACGACATGGCCGAGACCGTGGCGCTGGTGGAGAAGCACGACCGGCGCTGCCTGGCGATCGAGGCCGACATCCGCGACACCGCCGCGGTGAACACCGCCGCGGAGCAGACGATGTCCGAGTTCGGCCGCGTCGACGCGCTGATCTCCAACGCCGGCGTCATGGGCGCGGCGGACAGCACGTGGCAGCTCACCGACGAGCAGTGGCAGGACATGCTCGATGTCAACGTGACCGGCGGGTGGAAGGTGTGCCGGGCGTTCATCCCGCACATGATCGCCGGAAAGCGCGGCGGGGCGATCACGCTCACCGGTTCCACCGGTGGGCTGCGCTCGGTGGCCGGCTGCACGCACTACAACGTGGCCAAGCACGGCCTCATCGCGCTGATGCGCACGCTCGCGTGGGAGCTGGCGCCGGAGATGATCCGGGTCAACGTCGTGCACCCGACGGGCGTCAACACCGACATGTCCAACAACCCGTGGTTCGTCGAGTGGATGGGCACCCACGAGCGGCTCACCGGCCCGATGCGCGGCAACCTCATGCCCGTGGACGTGGTGCAGCCCGAGGACGTGTCGAAGATGATCGCGTTCCTCGTCAGCGACGACGCCCGCTACGTCACCGGCACGGAGGTGCGGGTGGACGCGGGCTTCATGCTGAAGTAGCCCCTTCTCGGACGGCGCGGTGCATGGCCATCCGGTGGCCGGCGTCCTGCGGGCGCCGGAACATCGTCCGCCCGATCACCGCCTCGCCGACCCGACCGGGGACAAGATCCACACCGGGCTGCAGGTCGCGCCCCGCACGCTGCGCCCGCTGATCGTCGCCTGAGGAGGCACTATGAAGATCGTCGACCACGAGGGAAACCCCGTCCGCCACGGCCGCGCGACCGTGAACGGGGTGCGCCTGCACTACCTCACGGCGGGCAGCGGCGAACCCGTCCTGCTGCTGCACGGCGTCCCGAAGACCTCGTACCACTGGCGGCACGTGATCCCCCTGCTCACGCCGCAGTACACCGTGGTGGTCCCGGACATGCGCGGCCTCGGTGACTCCGAGCACGCGACGAGCGGCTACGACATGCGCAACGTGGCCGAGGATTTCGCGCAGCTGATGACCGAGCTGGGCCACGAACGCTTCCGCCTCGTCGGCGAGGACTGGGGCGCCGCCGCGGCCTACCAGCTCGCGTCGGCCTACCCGGAGCGCGTCCGGCAGCTCGTCTACCAGGAGATGATCCTGCCCGGCTTCGGCCTGGAGGACTACTCGTTCCTCACGCCCGAGAACGTCCGTAGCTACGTCTGGCTCTGGCACATCAACTTCTACTCGGTGCCCGAGTTCCCGGAGATGCTGATCAACGGCCACGAGCGGGAGTACTTCTCGTACTTCATGAAGCACGAGACGCACGACCCGGCGGCGATCACGCCGGACGCGCTCGACGAGTACGTGCGGTGCTACTCCTCGCCGGGCGGCGTGCGTTGCATGTGCGAGATCTACCGGGCGACGCTGACCGACGGCGACCAGAACCGCGCGTCCGCGAAGAAGAAGCTGCCGATGCCGGTGCTCGCCGTCGGCAGCGAGCACTTCATCGGCGCGGACAACGAGCGGCAGATGCGGGAGGTCGCCGACGACGTCCGCGCCGTGATCCTGCCCTGGGGCCACCAGCTGGCCGAGGAGTCCCCGGACGAGCTCGCCGGGCACTACCTGCGGTTCTTCGCCGGGGAGGAGCCGGCATGAGCGCCTTCGCGATCCGGGACGGGCGGCTCGTCGACCCCGACGGCGCCCCGTTCCTGTCCCTTGGCCTCAACCACGCGGACGAGACCGCGCTGAAGTTCCCGCGCAACGTCGACGTCTGGCGCGAGCGGTACGGCTCCCGGGAGAGCTGGATCCGCGACGGGGTGGTGTCCGACCTGCGCAGCTGGTCCTTCACCACGCTCGGCTGGACGCAGGAGTACGTCGGCGGCGGCTGGGGCGAGGCGCTGGACTGGTTCGGCGACCCGATCGACCTGAAGCACTCCACGCCGTGGTCGGCCGCGGAGCTGCGCACGGCCGGGATGCCCTACGTCGCGCAGCTGCCGGTGCAGGAGATCGAGGACTGGAACGGCTATCCGGCGTTCCGCCCGCTGGACGACGACTTCGAGGTCTGGTGCGACTACCTGGCCCGCAGCATCGTCGTCGAGCACGCGGAGTCGCCGGACCTGCTCGGGTACTTCCTGGTGGACATCCCGGCCTGGCTGCCGCATGCGTCCGGCCGGGACTTCGCCGAGCTGGCGGGACTCGACCCGGCCGAACGGGAGAAGCGGCTCTACGACGTCGCGAGCCGCTACTACGAGACGGTCGCGGCCGCGATCCGCCGCTACGACCCGGACCACCTGATCCTGGGTGACCGGTTCAACGGCAACAAGGGCATCCCCGAGCCGGTCCTGCGGGCGATGGCACCCCACGTCGACGTGCTCTCCGTCCAGTACTTCACCGAGCCGACCGCGGAGTCCCGCACCCGGCTGCACGACGACCTGGCGGCGTGGCGCGAGCAGTGCGGCGACAAGCCGGTGATCGTCGCCGACGTCGGCAACTGGACGCCCACACAGCTCAACCCGCACCGCGAGGGCCTGCCCGACCACGCCGCGCGCGGCGCCGACTACGGCGCCGCCCTCGACGCGGTGCTGCACGAGCCGTGGCTGGCGGGCTGGCACTGGTGCGGCTACGTCGAGAACACCGGTGGCCGGGGCTGGGGCCTCAAGGACCCCTGGGACGAGCCCTACCGCGACCTCACGGACGCGATCACCGAACACAACCGCCGCGCGCTGGCGCGGTACGGAAGGAACTGAGATGGGACAGCTGGACGGGAAGGTCGCCGTGATCACCGGCGGCGGCCGGGGACAGGGCCGCTCGCACGCGATCCGGCTGGCGGAGGAGGGCGCGGACATCGTGGTCTGCGACATCACCGAGCAGGTCGGGTCGGTGCCGTTCCCGACCGGGCGCCCGGGTGACCTCGAGGAGACCGTGGCCGCGGTCGAGAAGCTCGACCGGCGCTGCGTCGCGCTGCAGGCCGACGTCCGCAGCACCGCGGACATGAACCGGCTCGCGGACACCGCGATGAAGGAGTTCGGGCGGATCGACATCCTGCTCGCCAACGCCGGCATCCTCAGCCTGTCGGACAACACCTGGGAGCTCGACGACGAGACCTGGGACGACATGATCGACATCAACCTGACCGGCGTGTTCAAGGCCTGTCGGGCCGTGGTGCCGCACATCCGGGCGGGCGGGCGGGGCGGCTCGATCGTCATCACGTCGTCGATCGCGGGGCTGCGCGGCGTCGCGGGCTGCACGCACTACACGGCGGCCAAGCACGGCATCGTCGGCCTGATGCGCACGCTGGCGCGCGAGCTGGCGCCCGAGTCGATCCGGGTGAACACGCTCCACCCCACGGGCGTGGACTCGCCGATGTCGAACAACGACTTCTTCCCGAAGTGGCTCGACGAGCACAAGGAGCTCGGCGACGCGATGCGGTTCAACCTCATGCCGGTCGACGCCATGCCGATGCGCGACGTCTCCGACGTGGTCGCGTTCCTCGTCTCCGACGCCGGCAAGTGGGTCACCGGCACGACCATGCAGGTGGACGCGGGCTTCATGCTCAAGTGACACTTTCCCCGCCTCCCGCCGGGACCGATCACCCGGCGGGGGCGGGGACCGCGATCCGGGTGGCCTCGGTGCGGCCGCGGAGGACGACGGAGTCCTCGACGCTCCAGCGCTCCGCCTCCCGCCCGCTCGCCAGTGACACCGCCGCGCCCGAGGCGACGACTCCGCCGGGCGCGGTCTTCGCCAGCTCGGTGAGCCGGGCGGCCTCGTTCACCGGGTCCCCGATCACCGTGTACTCGTAGCGGCGGACGTCCCCGACGTTGCCCGCGACGGCGTCCCCCGCGGAGACGCCGATGCCGGCGGTGAGGTCCGGCAGCTCCTCGGCCAGCCGTTCGGCCAGCTCCCGGCCCGCCGCCAGCGCGCACCCGGCGACGTCCGGAAGATGGTTCGGGGCGCCGAAGACGGCCAGCGCGGCGTCGCCCTCGAACTTGTTGATCCAGCCGCCGTGCCGCTCCACCACCTCGACGACCACGGCGAAGAACGCGTTGAGCACGCCCACGACCTCGGTCGGCGGGCGCTGCGCGGCCATTGCCGTCGACCCGACGAGATCGACGAAGAGCACCGCGACCCGTCGCACCTCGCCGCCGAGCTCCACCCCGTCCGACGCCGCCGCGGCCCGCGCGACCTCGTGCCCGACGTGCCGGCCGAACAGGTCCCGGATCCGCTCGCGCTCGGCGAGGCCCTCGGCCATGGTGTTGAACCCGGCCTGCAGCCGGCCGAGCTCGGTGTTGTCGTAGACGGGGACGCGGACGTCGAAGTCGCCCTGCTCCACCCGCTGCATCGCCCGCCGCACCGCGACCACCGGGTCCGAGGTCGCCCGCGCCGCCCCGATCGTCGTCAGCACCCCGGCCAGCAGCGCGCTCCCGCCGATGGCCAGCACCATCACCGCGAGCCGCTCCGCGGTGACGTCGCCGAACACCAGGGTCGCGATCCCCGCGAGCAGCAGCCCGCCGACCGGGACCGCGGTGCCGAGCGTCCAGAACAGCACCGCCCGCACGAGCACGCCGGGGACGAACCTCCGCTGCCGGGGCGGGGTGCGGGACAGCACGCGGGAGGCGGCGCCGCGCAGGATCCGCTCGGTGAGCAGGTAGGACAGCGAGCAGGTCGCGATTGCGCCGATCGTGATCGTCTCGGCGATCTGCATGGCGAGCCGCGGGGAGAAGCGCAGGTTGAACAGTCCGAACAGGACGACGGCGCCGATCCAGAGCGTCGCCAGGATCGTGACGATCCGCAGCGGCCCGTAGAGCACGAGGTGGCGGATCCGGCGTTCCGGGTCCCTCCGCGCGGTGCGCCCCAGCCGGAACCGCAGGCTGCCCCACACGAACCCCAGCGGCACGCAGACCACGAGGTAGCCCGCGAACAGCAGCACGTTGACGACGCGGGCCCGCCCGGGATCGGCGAGCCCGCCCGTGGGGAGCACCCACGCCCCGAGCACGAACACGATCAGCGCGCCGCCGATGTTCGCC is a window of Pseudonocardia sp. T1-2H DNA encoding:
- a CDS encoding ABC transporter permease subunit, translated to MSTSTLDPTPVGTKPGGPLRGLDWRNYAIYIGFVVVFALFAILLGGDGFLTGTNLLNIFRQTAIISIMAVAMTFVIASAQIDLSVGSTAGLSSVVAALAIGSTGNALFGVLAGLGVGLGVGIINGGLVTFLGMPSFLVTLAMLGIAFGLAQFITTSAPVPILNDTFNAIFGGGNIGPIPGLLVWTVIAVAVGAVVLAKTRYGRQVLATGGNRVAAEYSGVNTKRITFTVMLVSSLVASIAGMLYAGRLESGRYQWGTGDELLRHRGGDPRRDLALRRGRQRDRRAVRLAAHRTHQQRPDPRGPRQQPAADHPRPDHHRRGGAGAEEVMTDRIRAGIIGAGFIGTVHAHAVRAAGGTVTRVAASSPERSAAAAARLGALAPADTGADLIDADDVDVVHICTPNSLHVPLARRALAAGKAVVCEKPLATALDDARALTAEAAGATATVPFVYRFYPAVREARARVAAGDAGPLHLLHGAYLQDWQAGGAGAGWRGAAAEGGEHGAFADIGVHWCDLVEFVSGHRITRLLARTAGGGTRTTVQFETDGGAAGSVVVSQTAIGRRNSLRFSLDGERAAYGFDQEHPEDLLVGGMDGNLTVHRGSPATSPAAQRFSLLPPGHPQGYQDCFNAFVADTYAAIGGEAPDGLPTFGDGTRAAALTDAVITSSTTRTWTEVPA
- a CDS encoding sugar phosphate isomerase/epimerase family protein; amino-acid sequence: MKLGFLTACLPDRPLADIAAWAESQKYEALEVAAWPDLGDRPFTATHLDAAGFGEKEADETRALFEKHGLTLSSLAFYDNNLHPDPAERQAINDHVLACIDAAALVGCPTVGTFIGRHPGKSVAENLREAEQLFPRLVDRAGEKGVKLIIENCVMEGWHPDGYPGNLAYSPASGSGCSTSGST
- a CDS encoding sugar phosphate isomerase/epimerase family protein, with the protein product MFDLGLYLNFDPSHLMWMGIDPVEALKPYVDRIPHAQAKDIQLFPEKRNHYGWPGKAVVREDPFDVGWWRYRVPGLGEVDWLRVVDALYEGGFDGVLSVEHEDPVWGGTEDRIHTGLQVAHRTLRPLIVA
- a CDS encoding sugar phosphate isomerase/epimerase family protein, with protein sequence MRYTAEILPYHDYPLEVAIRELAGLGFTEVNLWSSAAPLAHHVDPGDDPAAIRAMLDRYGVRPCGLTMYGKTQDEMLQRIDFARDLGIDTVIFDCEANYPDFVAKFLPPLVEAAARNGVRIAVENHLTVPFSADFESGHGEEQRWDEGVDTLAQIKRLVRDIDHPNLGICLAPPHLWVMQDGISEAITWLAERKKLFYYYIWDIDRAYRHRVDGLNFGPGEQQLPRPGGTLDHAVPLGTLARVGYRGPASLKCHGTGGWPLHHITTELAKADAYVRSCLAAI
- a CDS encoding agarase, whose product is MSEIDAYGGSTRWTFDATGAFRLDRDGDRWWLVDPIGNGFLSVGLNHIDDSDLKYPHNLDIWKKRYGSSRERWISEGVVADLKNWGFNSIGWTQQYIGGGWREKFDWSQIVVVEHGSQWTVADLEAAGMPYIIQMRLAENENWNGRPYYPDVFDPDFDDHCAYLARSICVDAAESKNLIGYSFVDAPLWFRHPAGADWPGLEGLEGDKRDAKLFEIATKYYETIHRHIRTYDPHHLILGDRYNGDNELPEVVLEAAKPYIDVLSVQYYPGNDQTSRDQMITHARGLYERVGKPILIPDIGNWTATELNPQRTMDGVPDQATRARHYIDTFTDLVREPWLLGWHWCGYVENLSRGWGMKDPWDEPYGEYVDPIADFNRRVYDLLP
- a CDS encoding alpha/beta fold hydrolase, giving the protein MLDITDHAGIPVTHGRKTVNGVRLHYVTAGSGPALVLLHGVPKTWYYWHRVIPLLTEHFTVIAPDVRGFGDSERPADGYDMGTIAEDIGALLTELGHETFAVAGEDWGAAFAYAVAATFPERVTKLSYGEMLLPGFGLEDWSALTADNVRSSHFLWHVGFFHVPDFPEMLITGREEIFWSTWMKNETYNPAAITPDCVAEWTRCSSAPGGLRAIFEVYRATFTNIALDEKWGQTKLPMPVLAVASELFIGEETRRQMERVSDDVRYVEIAECGHSMALEQPAELAGVLRDFFAA
- a CDS encoding mycofactocin-coupled SDR family oxidoreductase, encoding MGRMDGKVAVITGGGRGQGRSHAVTLASEGADVVILDAPGDIATIDYAMSTADDMAETVALVEKHDRRCLAIEADIRDTAAVNTAAEQTMSEFGRVDALISNAGVMGAADSTWQLTDEQWQDMLDVNVTGGWKVCRAFIPHMIAGKRGGAITLTGSTGGLRSVAGCTHYNVAKHGLIALMRTLAWELAPEMIRVNVVHPTGVNTDMSNNPWFVEWMGTHERLTGPMRGNLMPVDVVQPEDVSKMIAFLVSDDARYVTGTEVRVDAGFMLK
- a CDS encoding alpha/beta fold hydrolase yields the protein MKIVDHEGNPVRHGRATVNGVRLHYLTAGSGEPVLLLHGVPKTSYHWRHVIPLLTPQYTVVVPDMRGLGDSEHATSGYDMRNVAEDFAQLMTELGHERFRLVGEDWGAAAAYQLASAYPERVRQLVYQEMILPGFGLEDYSFLTPENVRSYVWLWHINFYSVPEFPEMLINGHEREYFSYFMKHETHDPAAITPDALDEYVRCYSSPGGVRCMCEIYRATLTDGDQNRASAKKKLPMPVLAVGSEHFIGADNERQMREVADDVRAVILPWGHQLAEESPDELAGHYLRFFAGEEPA
- a CDS encoding agarase, yielding MSAFAIRDGRLVDPDGAPFLSLGLNHADETALKFPRNVDVWRERYGSRESWIRDGVVSDLRSWSFTTLGWTQEYVGGGWGEALDWFGDPIDLKHSTPWSAAELRTAGMPYVAQLPVQEIEDWNGYPAFRPLDDDFEVWCDYLARSIVVEHAESPDLLGYFLVDIPAWLPHASGRDFAELAGLDPAEREKRLYDVASRYYETVAAAIRRYDPDHLILGDRFNGNKGIPEPVLRAMAPHVDVLSVQYFTEPTAESRTRLHDDLAAWREQCGDKPVIVADVGNWTPTQLNPHREGLPDHAARGADYGAALDAVLHEPWLAGWHWCGYVENTGGRGWGLKDPWDEPYRDLTDAITEHNRRALARYGRN
- a CDS encoding mycofactocin-coupled SDR family oxidoreductase, which gives rise to MGQLDGKVAVITGGGRGQGRSHAIRLAEEGADIVVCDITEQVGSVPFPTGRPGDLEETVAAVEKLDRRCVALQADVRSTADMNRLADTAMKEFGRIDILLANAGILSLSDNTWELDDETWDDMIDINLTGVFKACRAVVPHIRAGGRGGSIVITSSIAGLRGVAGCTHYTAAKHGIVGLMRTLARELAPESIRVNTLHPTGVDSPMSNNDFFPKWLDEHKELGDAMRFNLMPVDAMPMRDVSDVVAFLVSDAGKWVTGTTMQVDAGFMLK
- a CDS encoding adenylate/guanylate cyclase domain-containing protein; the protein is MADLPSPALPRSRDLTPGRSVIGWPVRLLLAAVVAVANIGGALIVFVLGAWVLPTGGLADPGRARVVNVLLFAGYLVVCVPLGFVWGSLRFRLGRTARRDPERRIRHLVLYGPLRIVTILATLWIGAVVLFGLFNLRFSPRLAMQIAETITIGAIATCSLSYLLTERILRGAASRVLSRTPPRQRRFVPGVLVRAVLFWTLGTAVPVGGLLLAGIATLVFGDVTAERLAVMVLAIGGSALLAGVLTTIGAARATSDPVVAVRRAMQRVEQGDFDVRVPVYDNTELGRLQAGFNTMAEGLAERERIRDLFGRHVGHEVARAAAASDGVELGGEVRRVAVLFVDLVGSTAMAAQRPPTEVVGVLNAFFAVVVEVVERHGGWINKFEGDAALAVFGAPNHLPDVAGCALAAGRELAERLAEELPDLTAGIGVSAGDAVAGNVGDVRRYEYTVIGDPVNEAARLTELAKTAPGGVVASGAAVSLASGREAERWSVEDSVVLRGRTEATRIAVPAPAG